The DNA window CGCCCGGCGGCTCCGCGAGACGCGCCCGACCGCCGTCTCGCTCCCGAACGCGCTCCGGTACGTCCTCCGACGGATGGAGGGGCGGAGCGTGGAGGCGCTGCGGGAGAGCGTGACCGACGCGGTCACGGAGTTCGTCGCGCAGCTCGACCGCGCCCAGGAGGACCTCGGACAGGTGGGCGCGAACCGCCTCGCCGACGGCGACACCGTGATGACGCACTGCCACTCGACGGACGCGCTCGCGTGTATCGAGGCGGCCGTCGACCAGGGCAAACACATCGAGGCGATAGTCAAGGAGACGCGCCCGCGAAACCAGGGGCACATCACCGCCGAACAGCTCCGCGAGGCGGGCGTTCCCGTCACGCTGATCGTCGACTCCGCGGCGCGGCGCTACCTGAACGAGGCGGACCACGTCCTCGTCGGAGCCGACTCGATCGCCGCCGACGGCGGCGTGATCAACAAGATCGGCACCTCGGGGCTCGCCGTCAACGCCCGCGAGCGCGGCGTGCCGATCATGACCGCCGCACAGACGATCAAGCTCCACCCGGAGACGCTGACGGGCCACACCGTGGAGATCGAGATGCGCGCCGAAGACGAGGTGATCGCCCCGGAGACCCGCGAGGAGATCGGCGACATCGCGGTCGAGAACCCCGCCTTCGACGTGACGCCGCCGCGGTACATGGACGCGATCGTGACCGAACATGGCCAGTTCCCGCCCGAGAGCATCGTGACGCTGATGCGCGAGCTGTTCGGGGAGGGGGCCGCCGAGCCGTGGGCCGAGCCATGAGCGACGAGGTCGAACCCACGGTCGATCCGGATCTCGAACCCGAGGCCGAAACCGGACCGCCGGCGGTGATCTCCGCGGGCCACATCAACTGGGACGTGACGATCCACGTCGACGAGTTGCCCGAACGCGACGGGGAGACGCGGATCGAGCGGCTCGAGCAGTCCGGCGGCGGCAGCGCCGCCAACGTCGCGGTCGGCGTCGTCGGCCTCGGCGGCCAGTCGGTCGTCTTCGGCAGCGTCGGCGGCGACGAGTCCGGCGCGCTCGCCCTCCGAGAGCTCGCGAGCGCGGGCGTCGACCCCGGCCACGTCCTCGTCGACGCCGACGCGCCGACCTCGGTCACCTACGTGATCGTCGACGGGAACGGCGAGCTGTTGATGCTCGCCAACGAGGGCGCGAACGAGTCGTTCTCGGCGGGCGACCTCGACCGGGAGACGCTCGCGGCCGCCGACCACCTCCACCTGACCGGCCAGAAGCCGGAGACCGCGGCCGCGCTGGCGACGACCGCGGCCGAACTCGGGCCGACCCGGAGCTTCGACCCCGGCCGCCGGGTGACCGACCGCGGGTACGACGCCGCGCTCCACGCCGCGGACCTGATCTTCGTGAACGACCGCGAGGCGGACGCGCTGGCTGACGCGACCGACATCGACCCGCGAGCGCCGGACGACCGGGTCGTGGCGGTCAAACACGGTGGCGACGGCGCGACCGTCCACACCCCCCACGGCGACGTCTCGCATCCGGGGTTCGACGTCGACGCGGTCGACACCGCGGGCGCGGGCGACGCGTTCGCCGCGGGCTTTCTCGGCGCGGCGCTCAGAGAGCCGGCGATCGCGGACGGCGGCTTCACGCACGACCCGCGCGAGTACCAGGTTCCCCTGCTCGTCGCCAACGCCTGCGGCGCGATCGCGGCCGGAACCGTCACCGCCCGCGCGGACCTCTCGTGGGACCGGGTCCGATCGATCATGGGCGAGTCGCCGGAGGCGGACCTGCTGATCGAGATCCGCGCGTAGTCCGACCGCGGAGCGAGCCCTATTCGCCCGAGCCGGCCCCGCCGGTCGTCTCGATCCGCTCCTCGTACTTCTCGAGGGCGACCGCCAGCGCTTCCCCGGCGTCGACGTCGGCCGCCTCGGCGACCGCGAGCAGCGCGAACAGGCAGTCGCCGACCTCGTCGGTCGCGATCTCCGCGGCTTCGGGGGCCGACCCGTAGCCGGTCGAGGTCGTCACCTCCTTCGCGACCTCGCCGACCTCGCTCTCGAGGTCGAGCACGCGGTACGCGAGGTCGGCCTCCAGCCCGTGCTCGTCGACGAACGCCGAAACGCGGTCCTGCGCGTCCATGGCGGCCGGATCGGCCGGGGGGCGTATAGACGCACCGAAGGTCGGTCGCGCTCGTCGCCGTCGACGGGGGCGGAGGGGTCGAGCGGCGGCGAGGACCGCCACCGCCGACGGCGAGGACGGCCGGTCACGCAACCCCTAAGGCCGTAACGCGCCGACGGATCCCATGGACATCGCGATACTCGGCGGCACCGGCGACATCGGGGAGGGGCTCGCGCTCCGCCTCGCCGCCGACACCTCCCACGAGGTGCTGGTCGGCTCGCGGGACGCCGAGAAGGCCGAGACGAAAGCCGAGGAGTACACGACGGAGCTCGACAGCCGCGGGCTCGACCGCGAGGTGTACGGGTTCGAGAACGTCGCGGCCGCCGAGCGGGCGGACGTGGTCGTGCTCGCGGTCCCGCCGTACCACGTCGGCGACACCATCGAGGCGATCGCCGACGCCCTCGACGACGGCGACGTCCTCGTCTCGCCGGCGACCGGGATGAAACGTGACGAGGAGGGGTTCCACTACCACAAGCCCGGCGCGGGCTCCGTCACGCGGATCGCGGCGGACGCGGCCCCGGAGGGAGTCGCCGTCGTCGGCGCGTTCCACAACCTCGCGGCGGCGCGGCTCGCGAACCTCGACGCGGACTTGGGGATCGACACTCTCGTGATCGGCGACGACGAGGACGCGAAGGGGATCGTGGCCGACATCGCCGAGGGGATCGAGGGACTCCGGGCGCTCGACGCCGGTGGGATCGCGAACGCCCCCGAGATCGAGGGGCTCACGCCGCTTCTCATCAACGTCGCGAGCAACAACAAAGGGCTCCACGACCTCGGGATCCGGTTCCAGTAGGTCGGAGATCGATACGGGATCGCTGGCGCGGTGACCGTCTCCAAAGCGCCAGCCGCTCGGTTGTACGAAGTGTAATAGACGACTGCGGTGAACACCTCCAAAGCCCCAGCCGCGAGGACTCGCGCGGCTTGTTGTGCGCTTCAGTCGCTCACTTCGTTCGCTCCTTCCAGTGCTTACTGCGCCGGGCTTCGCCCTCGCGACTGCCCCTTTGAGTCCCACCCCGCCCCGCACAGCACCGCACCTCACGCCTCCCCAGCCACGCGGCTCGCTTTGCTCGCCGCGTCCCTCGCGTTCCGGTCGCGGGCCTCTGGCCCGCTCCCGGGCGCGCCACCGCGATAGCACGTGTGCGAGCGGCACGCGTGGCGAGGCGTGTCGACGCCTCGGAGACGTTCTCCGGTTCCGTCCGTCGTCCTCCCGTCCGGACGTTCCGTTAGGCCTTTGCGCGGCCGTCCCCTCTCGTCAGTGGATGGAGTACCTGGAGCGCCGGGTCGCGCTGGTCGAGGACCGTCTCGAGGAGGTCATCGACCGCGTCGAGCCCGAGGAGCTGTCCGACGAGCTCGCCCACGTCGTGCTCGCGGGCGGCAAGCGCGTCCGCCCGGCGGTGACGATCCTCGCCTGCGAGGCGTTCGACGGCGACCCCGACGACGCGGTCGACTTCGCGGCCGGCATCGAGTTCGTCCACAACGCCTCGCTCGTGATCGACGACATCATCGACCGCTCCGACGTCCGGCGCGGGACGCCCTCCGCATGGGCCGAGTTCGGCTACGGCCCGGCGATGATCACGAGCGACGGGCTGCTCGGCGAGGCGTTCGCGCTCTTCTCGGCCGACGAGCGCGCGATGCGGACCGTCGCCGAGGCGATGGTCGAGCTCGGCGAGGGGGAGGCGACCGAGCTCGCCGCCCGCCCCACCACCGAGGCCGAGTACATGGAGCTGGCACGCCGGAAGACCGGCGCGCTGTTCCGCGCGGCCGCGGAGCTCGGCGCGGTCGCCGGCGGCGCGGAGCCCGCGGCGATCGAGTCGTTCGGCGAGTACGCCGAGCGCGTCGGCGTCGCCTTCCAGATGCGCGACGACGTGTTGGACGCCACCGCCGACGCCGACGACCTCGGCAAGCCCACCGGCCAGGACGCCGAGATGGACCGCCCCTCGGTCGTCCAGGTGACCTCGCTCTCTCCCGAGGAGGTCGACGAGCGGGCCAGAGAGCAGTCCGAGCTCGCGCTCGCCGCGCTCGAGGACGCGGACCCGCCCGAGACCGAGGCGATCGAGTACCTCCGGGACCTCGCGGAGTTCGTCGTCGTCCGCGAGCGGTAGCCCGTCAACGGGTCGGTCGTCCCGGGATCGGTCGTTCCCGGACCGGCCGCCCGTGGTTCGTTCGTGGATACTCGTCGCGCCGAACGACTTCGATGTATTCATGTTTGTGCGATCGCGATCATTACCATGAATCGCGCAGAGAAGGCGGCCCTCCAGCTACAGGCGGTCGCCGTGTTGCGGACGCTGAAGGAGACGCGGACGTACGAGGAGCTGTCGACGCTGACGGGGTTGCCGGCGGGCGACCTGAACCGGTACGTGAACGGCCACGTGCTCCCCGGAGCCGACCGGGCTCGCGAGGTCGTCTCCGAGGTCGGCCGCGACGCCCTCGCCGACGAACTCGTCGCCCGCGTCGCCTTCGACGACGAGGGGTACGTCGACAACTCGGAGGTCGTCTTCGACCAGTCGTTCCTCGACCTCGTCGCGCCCGTCGCCGCCGAGACGTTCGAGTTCGCCTCCCCCGACGTGGTGTTGACCGCCGCGACCGACGGGATCACCCTCGGGGCGGCGATGGCCTCCTTCTTCGACGCCCGACTGGCGTACGCCAAGAAGTCGAAGGAGACCGCCGTCGAGGAGTTCATCGAGTCGCGCCAGCGGCTCGCATCCGGCATCGAGCTCACCTACTACCTCCCGAGACGCGCCATCGAGGCCGGCGACACCGTCCTCGTCGTCGACGACCTGATCCGCTCCGGCGAGACCCAGGAGCTCCTCCTGGACATCGCGCTCCAGGCCGACGCCGACGTCGGCGGCGTGTTCACGCTCATCGCCGTCGGCGACGAGGGAATGCGCCGGGCCCGCGAGATAATCGACGCGCCGGTCGGCGCGCTGACCACCTTCGAGTAGGCGTCGCCGACCGCGCCGGTCACGCGACCGATCGATCTCTCGGACGGGGAACGGTAGGCCCTAACCGATCCATACTTGTGTACAACTGCGTATTTCAGGTAGTAATATTTATGTTCGACACCGGGAGTATCCACGAGTAACCAATGGGAATCGCAGACACGCTGGCGACGCGGTTCGACGTCGACGAGCACGGGTCGGACTTCCGGACCGAGTTGGTGGCGGGGGTCACGACGTTCCTCGCGATGTCGTACATCATCGTGGTGAACCCGTTCATCCTCGCCGAGGCGATCCAGATCCCGGGCTACGAGTTCTTCGAAGTGGTCCAGATGATCGCGATCGCGACGATCCTCTCCTCGGCGCTCGCGACGCTCGTGATGTCGCTTTACGCCAACCGACCGTTCGGGCTCGCGCCCGGGCTCGGGCTCAACGCGTTCTTCGCGTTCACCGTCGTGTTGGGCCTCGGGATCCCGTGGGAGACGGCGCTCGCGGCCGTCTTCGTCGAAGGGATCCTGTTCATGGCGCTGACCGCGGTCGGGGCACGCGAGTACGTCATCCGGCTGTTCCCCGAGCCGGTGAAGCGCTCGGTCGGAGCCGGTATCGGGCTGTTTCTGCTGTTCATCGGCTTTCAGGAGCTTCAGATCGTCGTCCCCGACGAGGCGACGCTCGTCACGCTCGGCGGGATCTTCGGGAACCCGTGGGCGATCCTGGGAATCCTCGGGCTCGCGTTCACCTTCGGCCTCTGGGCGCGCGGGATCACGGGCTCGATCGTGATCGGCATCCTGACGACCTCCGTCGTCGGCTGGGGACTCACGCTCGCCGGGCTCTTCGAGCGCGGCGTCGTCACTCCGGAGTCGCTGCCGTCCGCCCAGTACGACATCACGCCGCTCGCCGGCGCGTTCGTCGACGGGCTCGCGGACGTCGAGCCGCTCACGTTCGCCTTGGTCGTGTTCACGTTCTTCTTCGTCGACTTCTTCGACACCGCCGGGACGCTCATCGGCGTCTCGCAGTTCGGCGACTTCCTCGACGAGGACGGCGACCTGCCGGAGATGGACAAGCCGCTGATGGCCGACGCGGTCGGCACCACCGCCGGCGCGATGCTCGGCACCTCCACCGTGACGACGTTCATCGAGTCGTCGACCGGCGTCGAGGAGGGCGGCCGCACCGGACTCACCGCGCTCGTCGTCGCGCTCCTCTTTCTCGCGTCGCTCGCCGTGATCCCGCTGGTGGCCGCCATCCCGGCGTACGCCTCCTTCATCGCGCTGATCGTCGTCGGCGTGATGATGCTCCAGGGGCTCGTCGAGGTCGACTGGAGCGACCCCGCGTGGGCCGTCTCGGCCGGGCTCACCGTCACCGTGATGCCGTTCGCCTACTCCATCGCCGACGGGCTCGCGGCCGGCATCGTGGCGTACCCGCTGATCAAGGTCGCGACCGGCGAGTACGACGACGTCGACCGCGGCCAGTACGTCATCGCGGCGCTGCTCGTCGTCTACTACGTGCTCCAGACGCGCGACGTGATCCTCTAGGGTCGGGACCGCCGTCCGCGGCTCCATCGTCGTCTCCGCCGTCCTTGTCGTCGTCTCCGCCGTTCTCGCCGTCCTCACCGTCGCCCGTGCGCGCCGCGTACGCCGACCGCGGAGGTTCTTTACCTCCCGAGCCCGTATCCTCGGGCGATGACGGAGCTGAAACTCTACGAGCTGGAGGGGTGCCCGTACTGCGCGAAGGTCAAAGAGAAGCTCGCCGAGCTCGACCTCGAGTACGAGTCGATCATGGTCCCGCGCCCGCACGGGGAGCGGACCGAAGTCGAGGAGGTGAGCGGCCAGACGGGCGTTCCCGTCCTCGTCGACGAGGCGAACGGGATCGACGCGATGCCCGAGAGCGACGACATCGTCGAGTACCTCGAGGAGACGTACGGCGGCGCGAGCTAGACGCAGCGGAGGCGGCGACCGGTCGAACGCGGCGTTTCGAAGGCCAACGTTGATACGTCCCGAGACGAATCCACGGGCATGAACCTCCCTCGCGTGCCGAAACAGCGGTGGGCGAGGGCGACGCTCGGGCTCTCGCTGCTCTTTGCGGTCGCCGCGTTCGTCTACCTCGCGCTCGCCGGCTCGCTGTTTCAGGGCACCGTCCTCGCCCTCCTCATCCTCGGTGCCGGCTACTGGGAGTACAAAAAGAAGCTCCAGGAGAAGCGGGTGGCGAGACAGTACGAGGCCAAAGCCGAGGAGCAGCGCCGGGAGGGCGGTCCCTGACGCGCGCGGCGCGCTCAAGACTCCCTACCGACCGCCGTCCCCGGAAGTCAGGGGTTTCATGTGTGAGAATGGAGATCA is part of the Halorubrum aethiopicum genome and encodes:
- a CDS encoding phosphoribosyltransferase family protein, which translates into the protein MNRAEKAALQLQAVAVLRTLKETRTYEELSTLTGLPAGDLNRYVNGHVLPGADRAREVVSEVGRDALADELVARVAFDDEGYVDNSEVVFDQSFLDLVAPVAAETFEFASPDVVLTAATDGITLGAAMASFFDARLAYAKKSKETAVEEFIESRQRLASGIELTYYLPRRAIEAGDTVLVVDDLIRSGETQELLLDIALQADADVGGVFTLIAVGDEGMRRAREIIDAPVGALTTFE
- a CDS encoding polyprenyl synthetase family protein, whose amino-acid sequence is MEYLERRVALVEDRLEEVIDRVEPEELSDELAHVVLAGGKRVRPAVTILACEAFDGDPDDAVDFAAGIEFVHNASLVIDDIIDRSDVRRGTPSAWAEFGYGPAMITSDGLLGEAFALFSADERAMRTVAEAMVELGEGEATELAARPTTEAEYMELARRKTGALFRAAAELGAVAGGAEPAAIESFGEYAERVGVAFQMRDDVLDATADADDLGKPTGQDAEMDRPSVVQVTSLSPEEVDERAREQSELALAALEDADPPETEAIEYLRDLAEFVVVRER
- the npdG gene encoding NADPH-dependent F420 reductase, with product MDIAILGGTGDIGEGLALRLAADTSHEVLVGSRDAEKAETKAEEYTTELDSRGLDREVYGFENVAAAERADVVVLAVPPYHVGDTIEAIADALDDGDVLVSPATGMKRDEEGFHYHKPGAGSVTRIAADAAPEGVAVVGAFHNLAAARLANLDADLGIDTLVIGDDEDAKGIVADIAEGIEGLRALDAGGIANAPEIEGLTPLLINVASNNKGLHDLGIRFQ
- a CDS encoding NCS2 family permease, which gives rise to MGIADTLATRFDVDEHGSDFRTELVAGVTTFLAMSYIIVVNPFILAEAIQIPGYEFFEVVQMIAIATILSSALATLVMSLYANRPFGLAPGLGLNAFFAFTVVLGLGIPWETALAAVFVEGILFMALTAVGAREYVIRLFPEPVKRSVGAGIGLFLLFIGFQELQIVVPDEATLVTLGGIFGNPWAILGILGLAFTFGLWARGITGSIVIGILTTSVVGWGLTLAGLFERGVVTPESLPSAQYDITPLAGAFVDGLADVEPLTFALVVFTFFFVDFFDTAGTLIGVSQFGDFLDEDGDLPEMDKPLMADAVGTTAGAMLGTSTVTTFIESSTGVEEGGRTGLTALVVALLFLASLAVIPLVAAIPAYASFIALIVVGVMMLQGLVEVDWSDPAWAVSAGLTVTVMPFAYSIADGLAAGIVAYPLIKVATGEYDDVDRGQYVIAALLVVYYVLQTRDVIL
- a CDS encoding MazG-like family protein gives rise to the protein MDAQDRVSAFVDEHGLEADLAYRVLDLESEVGEVAKEVTTSTGYGSAPEAAEIATDEVGDCLFALLAVAEAADVDAGEALAVALEKYEERIETTGGAGSGE
- a CDS encoding carbohydrate kinase family protein, translated to MGRAMSDEVEPTVDPDLEPEAETGPPAVISAGHINWDVTIHVDELPERDGETRIERLEQSGGGSAANVAVGVVGLGGQSVVFGSVGGDESGALALRELASAGVDPGHVLVDADAPTSVTYVIVDGNGELLMLANEGANESFSAGDLDRETLAAADHLHLTGQKPETAAALATTAAELGPTRSFDPGRRVTDRGYDAALHAADLIFVNDREADALADATDIDPRAPDDRVVAVKHGGDGATVHTPHGDVSHPGFDVDAVDTAGAGDAFAAGFLGAALREPAIADGGFTHDPREYQVPLLVANACGAIAAGTVTARADLSWDRVRSIMGESPEADLLIEIRA
- a CDS encoding ribose 1,5-bisphosphate isomerase, translating into MTDHRLAPDVEETAAAIASMEIRGAATIAAGAAEALATQAREADADSPEAFRASMRAAARRLRETRPTAVSLPNALRYVLRRMEGRSVEALRESVTDAVTEFVAQLDRAQEDLGQVGANRLADGDTVMTHCHSTDALACIEAAVDQGKHIEAIVKETRPRNQGHITAEQLREAGVPVTLIVDSAARRYLNEADHVLVGADSIAADGGVINKIGTSGLAVNARERGVPIMTAAQTIKLHPETLTGHTVEIEMRAEDEVIAPETREEIGDIAVENPAFDVTPPRYMDAIVTEHGQFPPESIVTLMRELFGEGAAEPWAEP
- a CDS encoding glutathione S-transferase N-terminal domain-containing protein — protein: MTELKLYELEGCPYCAKVKEKLAELDLEYESIMVPRPHGERTEVEEVSGQTGVPVLVDEANGIDAMPESDDIVEYLEETYGGAS